The following are from one region of the Vitis riparia cultivar Riparia Gloire de Montpellier isolate 1030 chromosome 14, EGFV_Vit.rip_1.0, whole genome shotgun sequence genome:
- the LOC117931102 gene encoding glycerophosphodiester phosphodiesterase GDPD1, chloroplastic-like, with protein sequence MALKAVHVSDVPCLDQVPENASLGLYSTRFSAGVDVGRSSFRIPKFLVIGHRGSGMNMLQSSDRRMKAIKENSILSFNTAAEFSVDFVEFDVQVTKDDIPVIFHDNFIFSEDNGVVYEKRVTELLLSDFLRYGPQREPGKVGKSMLRKTKDGRIVNWNVEADDCLCTLKEAFEKVEPSLGFNIELKFDDNIVYEQEYLTHVLQAIVEVVFQYAKDRPIIFSTFQPDAAQLVRKLQSSYPVFFLTNGGTEAYYDVRRNSLEEAVKLCLEGGLQGIVSQVKAVFRNPAAVTKIKESKLSLLTYGQLNNVAEAVYMQHLMGVEGVIVDLVKEITEAVSDLMKPSKEGDEESLPEGVGQMQVKSKPQFSQRELSFLLKLIPELIHS encoded by the exons ATGGCTCTCAAGGCCGTTCACGTCTCCGACGTCCCCTGTCTCGATCAGGTGCCGGAGAACGCCTCTCTTGGCCTCTACTCCACGCGCTTTTCAGCTG GCGTTGACGTAGGTCGGTCATCGTTCAGAATTCCAAAGTTTCTGGTGATTGGGCACAGAGGGAGCGGCATGAACATGTTGCAATCTTCAGATAGGAGAATGAAGGCCATTAAAGAGAACTCCATCCTTTCCTTCAACACTGCCGCCGAATTCTCCGTCGATTTCGTCGAGTTTGACGTTCAG GTGACGAAAGATGACATCCCTGTTATTTTTCACGACAACTTCATCTTCTCCGAAGATAAT GGTGTTGTGTACGAGAAGCGAGTAACAGAGTTGCTCCTTTCTGATTTTCTTCGCTATGGACCCCAAAGAGAGCCTGGAAAG GTGGGAAAGTCAATGTTGAGAAAGACCAAAGATGGGAGAATTGTGAACTGGAATGTTGAAGCAGATGACTGTTTGTGTACATTGAAAGAAGCCTTTGAGAAGGTGGAGCCTTCTCTGGGCTTCAATATAGAGTTGAAGTTCGATGACAACATTGTCTATGAGCAAGAGTATCTCACCCATGTTCTTCAAGCCATCGTGGAG GTTGTGTTTCAGTACGCCAAAGACAGGCCAATAATCTTCTCCACTTTCCAGCCGGATGCAGCTCAGCTTGTCAGAAAGTTGCAGAGCTCCTACCCT GTTTTCTTCCTGACTAATGGAGGAACCGAGGCTTACTACGATGTTAGAAGAAATTCCTTAGAGGAGGCTGTAAAGCTATGTTTGGAGGGTGGGTTGCAAGGGATTGTCTCACAAGTTAAAGCAGTCTTTAGAAATCCAGCGGCTGTAACTAAGATCAAAGAGTCCAAACTTTCTCTCCTGACATACGGTCAATTGAA TAATGTAGCAGAGGCGGTTTACATGCAACATTTGATGGGTGTGGAGGGAGTGATAGTTGATTTGGTTAAAGAGATAACGGAGGCAGTTTCAGATTTGATGAAGCCATCCAAGGAGGGTGATGAGGAGAGCTTGCCGGAGGGGGTAGGACAGATGCAGGTGAAATCAAAGCCTCAGTTCTCACAGCGGGAGCTCTCATTTCTTCTTAAGCTCATACCAGAGTTGATACATTCCTGA